A genomic window from Streptomyces sp. HUAS YS2 includes:
- a CDS encoding cupin domain-containing protein, whose protein sequence is MHTTDLIKVAIDDVPPNRKRGGDLRVLLSPKTCGATSGFMGVGTLEPGEFVSEHYHPHSEEFFHTIRGTILLRIEGEELLLEPGESFMVPIGVRHRIENPGTEQAFVAFFLSPLAPRPELGHVDCEPLPGEGTLPEVGGVG, encoded by the coding sequence ATGCACACCACCGACCTCATCAAGGTCGCCATCGACGACGTGCCGCCCAACCGCAAGCGCGGCGGCGATCTGCGTGTCCTGCTCAGCCCCAAGACCTGCGGAGCGACCTCGGGGTTCATGGGCGTCGGCACCCTGGAGCCCGGCGAGTTCGTGTCCGAGCACTACCACCCGCACTCCGAGGAGTTCTTCCACACGATCCGCGGCACGATCCTGCTGCGGATCGAGGGCGAGGAGCTGCTGCTGGAGCCCGGCGAGTCCTTCATGGTCCCGATCGGGGTGCGGCACCGCATCGAGAACCCGGGCACGGAGCAGGCGTTCGTCGCCTTCTTCCTGAGCCCGCTCGCCCCGCGCCCGGAACTCGGCCATGTCGACTGCGAGCCCCTGCCGGGTGAGGGGACCCTGCCCGAAGTGGGTGGCGTGGGATGA
- a CDS encoding TcmI family type II polyketide cyclase — protein sequence MAHRTLIVARMDHDDAEKVAALFGESDATDLPHMIGVQRRTLFRFHGLYFHLVEAEEPIGGRLYQARSHPLYEDINTRLQEFMTPYDPNWREPKDSMAEVFYSWTP from the coding sequence ATGGCTCATCGCACCCTCATCGTCGCGCGGATGGACCACGACGACGCCGAGAAGGTGGCCGCGCTGTTCGGCGAGTCCGACGCCACCGATCTCCCCCACATGATCGGTGTCCAGCGGCGCACCCTGTTCCGCTTCCACGGCCTCTACTTCCACCTCGTGGAGGCGGAGGAGCCGATCGGAGGCCGGCTCTACCAGGCCCGCAGCCACCCGCTCTACGAGGACATCAACACCCGGCTCCAGGAGTTCATGACGCCGTACGACCCGAACTGGCGTGAGCCGAAGGACTCCATGGCCGAGGTCTTCTACAGCTGGACCCCCTGA
- a CDS encoding peptide MFS transporter, with protein MSSAAEAAEAPGAAEAAEAAPSPADAPPHLDPDRPLRALFRERWFSTLFMTDMWERFSFYGMQALLFLYATAPAADGGLGLSAGTAGALFGLYVSASFLAAMPGGWLGDRVLGTHRAMLSGALVIAAGHACMAVPARTTFYVGLLLVACGTGLLKPNLPVLFDQMNPGADSSRRQAAFSVFYMSVQVSALLGPLITGVLGERVDWHAGFGAAAVGMVLGVLQYLHGAPSLRGARTGPGRPLPPAALRRLVRGAWAGLAAVVLLVAAVAAAGGLPLQPVLALCGLGALVAPVWYFRRLLRGPELGAAERARIRDYRRIFVPSVLFWAMYGQLGSVFSLFAREHTDREIAGFTVPASWFQSAHPLFLLLLAPLFAWLWLRIGSGLGVVRKFAAGLLCAAAGFAVLAGGAWSAQGAELPVSPLWLLAAFLCMTCGELVFGPVGLSATAETAPEGHRSRMMGLFYLGAALGAGLGGQLSRLVGVLPLWTYLAGFAGAAVVTALLLARSATLRTGRTTA; from the coding sequence GTGAGTTCGGCCGCCGAAGCCGCCGAAGCACCCGGGGCCGCGGAAGCCGCCGAGGCGGCCCCCTCCCCCGCCGACGCCCCGCCCCACCTCGATCCCGACCGCCCGCTCCGCGCCCTGTTCCGCGAGCGCTGGTTCAGCACGCTCTTCATGACCGACATGTGGGAGCGGTTCAGCTTCTACGGCATGCAGGCCCTGCTGTTCCTGTACGCGACCGCGCCCGCGGCGGACGGCGGTCTCGGCCTCTCCGCCGGCACCGCGGGCGCGCTGTTCGGGCTGTACGTCTCGGCGTCGTTCCTGGCCGCCATGCCCGGCGGCTGGCTCGGCGACCGGGTGCTCGGCACGCACCGGGCGATGCTGAGCGGCGCTCTGGTGATCGCCGCCGGGCACGCCTGCATGGCCGTGCCCGCGCGGACCACGTTCTACGTGGGGCTGCTGCTCGTCGCCTGCGGCACGGGACTGCTGAAGCCCAACCTGCCGGTCCTGTTCGACCAGATGAACCCGGGCGCCGACAGCTCGCGGCGGCAGGCCGCGTTCTCCGTCTTCTACATGAGCGTCCAGGTCAGCGCCCTGCTCGGCCCTCTGATCACCGGCGTCCTGGGCGAGCGCGTCGACTGGCACGCCGGTTTCGGGGCGGCCGCGGTCGGCATGGTCCTCGGCGTGCTGCAGTACCTGCACGGCGCGCCGTCGCTACGCGGGGCCCGGACCGGGCCGGGCCGTCCGCTGCCGCCCGCGGCGCTGCGCCGGCTGGTGCGTGGCGCGTGGGCCGGGCTCGCGGCGGTCGTGCTGCTGGTCGCGGCCGTCGCGGCGGCCGGCGGGCTGCCGTTGCAGCCGGTGCTCGCGCTGTGCGGTCTCGGGGCGCTGGTGGCGCCCGTCTGGTACTTCCGGCGGCTGCTGCGCGGCCCGGAGCTCGGGGCGGCGGAGCGGGCGCGGATCCGCGACTACCGGCGGATCTTCGTCCCGTCGGTGCTGTTCTGGGCGATGTACGGGCAACTCGGCTCGGTCTTCAGCCTGTTCGCGCGCGAGCACACCGACCGGGAGATCGCGGGCTTCACCGTGCCGGCGAGCTGGTTCCAGTCCGCCCATCCGCTGTTCCTCCTGCTGCTCGCGCCGCTGTTCGCCTGGCTGTGGCTGCGGATCGGGAGCGGGCTCGGGGTGGTGCGGAAGTTCGCCGCGGGTCTGCTGTGCGCGGCGGCCGGCTTCGCCGTGCTCGCGGGCGGGGCGTGGTCCGCGCAGGGCGCGGAGCTTCCGGTGTCCCCGCTGTGGCTGCTGGCCGCGTTCCTCTGCATGACCTGCGGCGAGCTGGTCTTCGGGCCGGTGGGGCTCAGCGCGACCGCGGAGACGGCCCCCGAGGGGCATCGCAGCCGGATGATGGGGCTCTTCTACCTGGGCGCCGCGCTGGGCGCCGGTCTCGGCGGCCAGCTCTCCCGGCTCGTGGGCGTCCTGCCGCTGTGGACGTACCTCGCCGGCTTCGCCGGGGCGGCCGTGGTCACCGCCTTGCTGCTGGCCCGTTCGGCCACGCTCAGGACCGGTCGAACAACGGCCTGA
- the fabG gene encoding 3-oxoacyl-ACP reductase FabG, which translates to MQERRCALVTGGSRGIGRAIAVRLARSGYDIGFCSRSADEAALETARLVAEAGAAVHHAVCDVTDAEAVRAFVAGAEEKLGAPYAVVNSAGVLRDRPMALMSAQDWHSVVGTSLDGAFNVCRSVVRGMITRRAGAVVNVSSVIGVYGNPGQTNYATAKAGLNGLTRALAKEVAPYGVRVNAVAPGFIETDMLDGMTAKAREAALGKVAMGRFGSAESVAELVAFLVSDAADYVTGQVVQIDGGIAL; encoded by the coding sequence ATGCAGGAGAGGCGATGCGCGCTGGTGACCGGTGGCTCGCGGGGCATCGGCCGGGCGATCGCGGTCCGGCTGGCGCGTTCGGGGTACGACATCGGGTTCTGCTCCCGGTCCGCCGACGAGGCGGCCCTGGAGACGGCCCGCCTGGTCGCGGAGGCAGGGGCCGCCGTGCACCACGCGGTCTGTGACGTCACCGACGCGGAGGCGGTCCGGGCGTTCGTCGCCGGGGCCGAGGAGAAGCTGGGCGCGCCGTACGCGGTGGTCAACTCCGCGGGCGTGCTGCGGGACCGCCCGATGGCGCTGATGTCGGCGCAGGACTGGCACTCCGTGGTCGGCACGAGCCTGGACGGCGCCTTCAACGTCTGCCGCTCCGTGGTGCGCGGCATGATCACCCGCCGGGCGGGCGCGGTGGTGAACGTCTCGTCCGTCATCGGGGTGTACGGGAACCCCGGGCAGACCAACTACGCGACCGCCAAGGCCGGTCTGAACGGGCTCACCCGCGCGCTCGCGAAGGAGGTCGCCCCGTACGGGGTGCGGGTCAACGCGGTGGCGCCGGGGTTCATCGAGACGGACATGCTGGACGGGATGACCGCCAAGGCGCGGGAGGCGGCGCTCGGGAAGGTCGCGATGGGGCGGTTCGGCAGCGCCGAGTCCGTCGCCGAGCTCGTCGCGTTCCTGGTGTCCGACGCCGCCGACTACGTCACCGGCCAGGTGGTGCAGATCGACGGCGGGATAGCGCTGTGA